From a single Brassica rapa cultivar Chiifu-401-42 chromosome A01, CAAS_Brap_v3.01, whole genome shotgun sequence genomic region:
- the LOC103849648 gene encoding uncharacterized protein LOC103849648 yields the protein MSNKSPVFPIPDSQHFSDYGFNYFQVMEEARKHKRETSTKSSIINSLHFKIQKPISKDDPTRSTMHHNKRKKRWWWKKALPFFKWRKWPISTTVAVNEDCRVRNFRAVTGSMSMSSPVYSTESRTGFGMPYRTTTSRPSSGPIAGTLTPARKGDVAVPYLSLREHNMEQQQRISISSSPIYLVT from the exons ATGTCGAACAAATCCCCTGTTTTCCCCATCCCTGACTCTCAACACTTCAGCGATTATGGCTTTAACTACTTTCAG gTTATGGAAGAAGCGAGAAAGCACAAGAGAGAAACGTCAACGAAGTCATCCATCATCAACAGTCTTCACTTCAAGATCCAGAAACCCATTTCAAAAGATGACCCGACCCGGTCCACAATGCACCACAACAAGAGGAAGAAACGGTGGTGGTGGAAGAAGGCTTTACCCTTTTTCAAATGGCGCAAATGGCCAATCTCCACCACCGTCGCCGTCAACGAAGATTGTCGGGTCAGGAACTTTCGCGCCGTAACCGGTTCGATGTCGATGTCGAGTCCGGTTTACTCAACGGAGAGTCGAACCGGGTTTGGCATGCCGTACCGTACGACGACGAGTAGACCTTCGTCGGGACCTATAGCGGGAACATTGACGCCGGCGAGGAAAGGTGACGTGGCGGTGCCGTATTTGAGTCTACGAGAGCATAATATGGAGCAGCAGCAGAGGATCTCTATCTCTTCTTCTCCCATTTACTTGGTCACGTAA
- the LOC103849657 gene encoding probable pectinesterase/pectinesterase inhibitor 23, with product MALDGDKKKKCIIAGVVSGLLVIMVVSVAIIASKNSPNENEIRQNTKAVKTVCAPTDYKETCLKSLMDASPKSTEPLALIKLSFNVTIKSIQEGLKKASEDVKHKADKHPEAKDAFELCEKVMNDAIADLKKCVDHKVSVDEIERFIKDLRVWISGSIAFQQTCIDTFEEIKSTLKHDMINIFKRSRQLSSNSLAMVTDLNSNATELTGAFENNARKLLSTEEDGVPTWVGPEARRLMGAPGGPPVKANAVVAQDGSGQFKTINDALNAVPKENKVPFVIHIKEGVYKEKVVVTRKMPYVTFIGDGPTKTVITGSLNFGIGKVKTYLTAPLTVEGEHFTAKGIGMENTAGPEGGQAVALRVSGDYAVFFDCQIDGYQDTLYVHSQRQFYRDCTVSGTVDFIFGDSQCILQNCKIVVRKPMAGQSCMVTAQGRSDVREPTGIVLHNCHIVGDPAYIPVRTASKAYLGRPWKEFSRTIVMKTIVDDVIDPAGWLPWSGDFALKTLYYAEHLNVGPGANQAQRVKWPGIKKLTPEQALSYTGDRFLSGNTWIPRTQVPYTAGM from the exons ATGGCGCTTGATGGtgacaagaagaagaaatgcATCATAGCGGGTGTTGTCTCGGGTTTGCTAGTCATAATGGTTGTCTCTGTAGCCATCATAGCATCCAAAAACTCACCCAACGAAAACGAGATCAGGCAAAACACTAAAGCGGTTAAAACAGTTTGTGCACCAACCGACTACAAAGAGACTTGCCTCAAAAGCTTAATGGACGCATCTCCCAAATCCACCGAGCCACTCGCCCTCATCAAGCTCAGCTTCAACGTCACCATCAAATCAATTCAAGAAGGTCTCAAGAAAGCCTCTGAAGATGTTAAACACAAAGCTGACAAACACCCTGAAGCTAAAGACGCTTTTGAGCTTTGTGAGAAGGTCATGAACGACGCTATTGCTGATCTGAAAAAATGTGTTGACCATAAGGTCTCGGTTGATGAGATTGAAAGGTTTATCAAGGATCTTCGGGTTTGGATAAGTGGCTCCATCGCGTTCCAGCAGACTTGTATTGATACCTTTGAGGAGATTAAATCTACTCTTAAGCACGATATGATCAACATTTTTAAAAGATCAAGACAGCTAAGCAGTAATAGTCTTGCAATGGTTACTGACCTCAACTCCAACGCCACGGAACTAACCGGAGCTTTTGAAAACAACGCTAGGAAGCTTTTATCTACTGAAGAGGATGGTGTACCAACTTGGGTTGGACCAGAGGCGAGGAGGCTCATGGGAGCACCGGGAGGACCACCGGTGAAGGCTAATGCAGTGGTGGCTCAAGATGGAAGTGGTCAGTTCAAGACTATCAACGATGCTCTAAACGCTGTGCCTAAAGAAAACAAAGTGCCATTCGTCATCCACATCAAGGAAGGTGTATACAAGGAGAAAGTAGTGGTCACTAGGAAGATGCCGTACGTCACTTTCATCGGTGATGGACCGACCAAGACCGTAATCACTGGTAGCCTTAACTTCGGTATCGGGAAAGTCAAGACGTACCTAACAGCTCCCCTGA CTGTAGAGGGAGAGCACTTCACAGCAAAGGGCATTGGGATGGAGAACACGGCTGGACCAGAAGGAGGACAAGCGGTAGCCTTAAGAGTCTCGGGGGACTACGCCGTGTTCTTCGACTGTCAAATCGACGGTTACCAAGACACCTTATACGTTCACTCTCAACGGCAATTCTACCGTGACTGCACGGTCTCCGGCACCGTGGACTTCATCTTCGGCGACTCGCAATGCATCctccaaaactgcaaaatcgtCGTGCGCAAACCTATGGCAGGCCAGTCGTGTATGGTCACCGCTCAGGGACGCAGCGACGTCCGCGAGCCGACGGGAATAGTGCTCCATAACTGCCATATTGTGGGAGATCCGGCGTATATTCCGGTGAGAACCGCGAGCAAGGCGTATCTAGGAAGACCGTGGAAGGAGTTCTCGAGGACGATCGTCATGAAGACGATCGTCGATGACGTCATCGATCCGGCGGGGTGGCTTCCGTGGAGCGGTGACTTCGCGCTCAAGACGTTGTACTATGCCGAGCATTTGAATGTTGGGCCTGGAGCGAATCAGGCCCAAAGAGTTAAATGGCCTGGTATCAAGAAACTGACGCCTGAACAGGCTTTGTCGTACACTGGTGATAGATTCTTAAGTGGTAACACGTGGATTCCAAGGACGCAAGTGCCGTACACGGCGGGCATGTAG
- the LOC103849665 gene encoding multiple organellar RNA editing factor 3, mitochondrial: MAHFTVRRKLATVLTDTLSSSTSSYSSFSTLSSRSRFALPLIDKLSSTRTGLGPCYVTTRPKTSGSGYSPLNDPSPNWSNRPPKETILLDGCDYEHWLIVMEFADPKPTEDEMISAYVKTLTSVVGSEEEAKKKIYSVCTSTYTGFGALISEELSCKVKGLPGVLWVLPDSYLDVPNKDYGGDLYIEGKVIPRPQYRFTEQRQTRNRSRPRYDRRRETVQVERREPTSQNWNQNQPPASMGNQAPES; this comes from the exons ATGGCTCATTTCACAGTCCGGCGCAAGTTAGCGACCGTCCTAACTGATACCCTCTCTTCGTCCACTTCCTCTTACTCTTCGTTCTCCACGCTCTCTTCCCGCTCTCGATTCGCCTTGCCTTTAATCGACAAGCTTTCCTCGACCCGAACCGGATTAGGCCCGTGTTACGTAACGACCCGACCCAAGACATCCGGGTCGGGATACTCGCCCCTGAACGATCCTTCCCCGAACTGGAGCAACCGCCCGCCGAAGGAGACGATTCTTCTGGACGGGTGCGATTACGAGCACTGGCTCATCGTCATGGAGTTCGCTGATCCCAAACCGACCGAAGATGAGATGATCAGTGCTTATGTCAAAACGTTGACCTCAGTTGTCGGCAG CGAGGAGGAGGCAAAGAAGAAGATTTATTCGGTCTGCACTTCGACGTACACCGGCTTTGGTGCTTTGATCTCTGAAGAGCTTTCTTGCAAAGTCAAAG GGTTGCCTGGTGTTCTCTGGGTCTTACCAGATTCTTATCTTGATGTACCAAACAAAGACTATGGAG GTGACTTGTACATTGAAGGAAAGGTGATACCAAGACCACAGTACAGGTTCACTGAACAGCGCCAAACTAGAAATCGTTCTAGGCCTAGGTACGATAGGCGCCGTGAGACTGTGCAGGTGGAGAGGAGAGAGCCAACATCACAGAACTGGAACCAAAATCAACCACCAGCATCCATGGGTAATCAAGCTCCCGAGAGTTAA
- the LOC103849674 gene encoding uncharacterized protein LOC103849674 — translation MMEFSLIGADTVSVFTAKRGIAFGKSLLNRWDLTNHISFAVDAISSSPVRASSYKTIRRIRKKRRTKRVSFGEDGGDFGRFLLEGDFIGGNDGPFGSGGGDDGGGKGWNYGGGGWDESSSWSWSDPAMEFVYEVICWIALSNCVHFAFKRIVRIVTDGEREKLSLTLSPVC, via the coding sequence ATGATGGAGTTCTCTCTGATCGGCGCCGATACAGTCTCAGTTTTCACGGCGAAGCGAGGCATAGCGTTTGGAAAATCTCTTCTCAACCGATGGGATTTGACGAATCACATTTCGTTCGCCGTTGATGCAATCTCCTCTTCACCGGTCAGAGCCAGCTCTTATAAGACAATCAGAAGGATCCGCAAGAAGCGGCGTACGAAGCGCGTTTCCTTCGGCGAAGACGGTGGCGATTTTGGTCGTTTTCTACTAGAAGGCGATTTTATCGGTGGTAACGACGGTCCATTCGGATCTGGCGGTGGCGACGATGGCGGTGGAAAGGGATGGAACTACGGTGGTGGTGGTTGGGATGAGTCTTCGTCGTGGTCTTGGTCGGATCCAGCAATGGAGTTTGTGTATGAAGTGATTTGCTGGATCGCGTTGTCGAACTGTGTACATTTCGCGTTCAAGAGGATAGTGAGAATCGTGACTGACGGTGAAAGGGAGAAGTTGAGCCTCACGTTATCTCCGGTGTGCTGA
- the LOC103849685 gene encoding pre-mRNA-splicing factor cwf23 produces MGKIRPGPDPKAALVSEICSLSRSPISCIHINRSGSCFIDWYLILGVQEDAEVKLIRKRYHKLALKIHPDKNNHPKADIAFKLIHEAYLCLSDETKRRCFNTDRRKNTCLKCSRVSHKTKENRTETKPNRFCQTLRDIRDKFREENKVIERCLKTNGANFMGNLTEETPVFGTPKQNRFKKELPVFNPSDYKLCGYPHVRNRVLDNNLSDWKMFMRSRSTCVHSS; encoded by the exons ATGGGTAAGATCCGACCCGGACCGGATCCAAAAGCGGCATTGGTCTCAGAGATTTGTTCCCTGTCGAGATCACCAATCTCTTGCATTCACATCAATCGCTCGGGTTCATGTTTCATCGACTGGTATCTCATTCTCGGT GTCCAGGAAGATGCCGAGGTCAAGCTCATACGTAAACGATATCACAAACTAG CTCTGAAGATTCATCCCGATAAAAACAATCACCCAAAAGCGGATATTGCTTTCAAGCTCATCCACGAG GCTTATTTATGTCTTTCAGACGAAACAAAGAGAAGATGCTTCAACACAGACCGTCGAAAGAATACATGTCTGAAATGCAGCCGAGTCTCACACAAAACCAAAGAGAACCGCACAGAGACTAAACCGAACCGGTTTTGTCAAACCCTCAGGGACATTAGGGATAAGTTCAGAGAAGAGAACAAGGTGATAGAGAGATGTCTAAAGACCAACGGTGCAAATTTCATGGGGAACCTAACCGAGGAAACCCCGGTTTTTGGTACACCGAAACAGAACCGGTTTAAGAAGGAGTTGCCGGTTTTTAATCCATCGGACTACAAGTTATGTGGTTATCCACATGTGAGGAACCGGGTGTTGGATAATAACTTGTCGGATTGGAAGATGTTCATGAGAAGCAGATCCACATGTGTTCACTCTTCATGA
- the LOC103849697 gene encoding protein DEHYDRATION-INDUCED 19 homolog 4, which produces MDSSSWINHRSVISSRRCQSRSDLYIGGGYEDLEGEDESKSEFICPFCADVFDIVGLCCHIDEEHPVEAKNGVCPVCTKRVGLDIVGHITTQHANFFKVQRRRRLRKGGYGSAYLALKKELREANLQSLLGGSTRFTSSTNLDSDPLLSSFMFSSPSTKSVTPVVEGTSATKLSLKESLKREIQEAPLSGEDQEKSKKSEFVRGLLLSTMLGVGDSF; this is translated from the exons ATGGATTCCAGTTCATGGATCAATCATCGTTCCGTTATTTCATCGAGACGGTGTCAATCAAGATCAG ATTTGTATATAGGTGGAGGGTACGAGGATCTCGAAGGAGAAGACGAATCTAAGTCGGAGTTTATCTGCCCGTTTTGCGCGGATGTTTTCGATATTGTCGGGCTCTGTTGTCACATTGATGAAGAGCATCCTGTCGAAGCCAAGAACGGG GTCTGTCCTGTATGCACAAAGAGGGTGGGATTAGATATCGTCGGCCATATAACAACGCAACATGCGAACTTCTTTAAG GTGCAGCGAAGGAGAAGGTTGAGAAAAGGTGGATACGGCTCAGCTTATCTCGCCTTGAAAAAAGAGCTACGTGAAGCGAACTTACAGTCTCTTCTCGGTGGATCTACACGTTTCACTTCTTCAACCAATTTAGATTCTGATCCGTTGCTGTCATCCTTTATGTTTAGTTCTCCTTCAACCAAATCTGTTACACCTGTTGTAGAAGGAACCTCAGCTACAAAACTCTCGCTAAAGGAATCTCTCAAAAG AGAGATTCAAGAAGCTCCACTTTCAGGTGAAGATCAAGAGAAGTCTAAAAAGAGCGAGTTCGTGCGAGGTTTGTTGTTGTCAACCATGCTTGGAGTTGGAGACAGTTTCTAA
- the LOC103849709 gene encoding GATA transcription factor 15: MLDHTEKIFDSEAMTTKFTSVDATEEINSSSDGGGGTINEKKSCAICGTSKTPLWRGGPTGPKSLCNACGIRNKKKKSTVRSEVKKKKKKQSSKIGDSLKQRLMELGREVMMQRKKKLGEEEQAAVLLMALSYASSVYA; this comes from the exons ATGCTAGATCACACCGAGAAA ATCTTCGATTCAGAAGCCATGACAACCAAGTTCACATCCGTAGATGCAACTGAAGAAATCAACAGCAGCAGTGATGGAGGAGGAGGTACGATCAACGAGAAGAAGAGTTGCGCCATTTGCGGTACTAGCAAAACCCCTCTTTGGCGTGGGGGTCCCACCGGCCCCAAG TCGCTATGTAACGCATGCGGGATcaggaacaagaagaagaaaagtacTGTTAGATCGGaagttaagaagaagaagaagaagcagagttCCAAGATTGGTGACTCGTTGAAGCAGAGATTGATGGAGTTGGGGAGAGAAGTTATGatgcagaggaagaagaagctagGCGAGGAAGAGCAAGCTGCTGTGTTACTCATGGCTCTTTCGTATGCTTCTTCTGTTTATGCTTAA